The proteins below are encoded in one region of Catenulispora sp. GP43:
- a CDS encoding DUF2304 domain-containing protein codes for MLIQIILIAVAVVLFVFFIRSSHSVKTQAFKRIGFVVFLILSLDAVLRPNDTTWLAHKVGVGRGADLLLYMLVAAFAFFAVNTFLRFRNLERRFTDLARAIALRDAQLPPEVVTATAPQVPAQAPAHEQEQEPQTTLSGGPAR; via the coding sequence ATGCTGATCCAGATCATCCTGATCGCGGTCGCGGTCGTGCTGTTCGTGTTCTTCATCCGCAGCTCGCACTCGGTCAAGACGCAGGCGTTCAAGCGCATAGGGTTCGTCGTCTTCCTGATCCTGAGCCTGGACGCGGTGCTGCGGCCCAACGACACCACCTGGCTGGCCCACAAGGTCGGGGTCGGCCGCGGCGCGGACCTGCTGCTGTACATGCTGGTCGCGGCATTCGCGTTCTTCGCGGTGAACACCTTCCTGCGCTTCCGCAACCTCGAACGCCGGTTCACCGACCTGGCTCGGGCCATCGCCCTGCGCGACGCGCAGCTGCCGCCCGAGGTGGTGACCGCCACGGCACCGCAGGTGCCGGCCCAGGCTCCGGCGCACGAGCAGGAGCAGGAGCCGCAGACCACCCTTTCTGGAGGACCCGCCCGATGA